In a single window of the Bacteroidales bacterium genome:
- a CDS encoding RNA methyltransferase, with protein MRKIQNSELGRLSVEEFKFSEKFPIVVILDNVRSMNNIGSVFRTCDAFRVEKLMLCGITATPPHREIQKTALGATESVIWEYFQNTLNAINFLKEEGFVIIVVEQTNNSISLNRFNPEKTRKYALVFGNEINGVDEEIVKMSDACIDIPQFGTKHSFNIAVCAGIVLWEFVTKK; from the coding sequence ATGAGAAAAATACAGAACTCCGAATTAGGCAGATTAAGTGTCGAAGAATTTAAGTTTTCTGAGAAGTTTCCAATAGTGGTAATTTTGGATAATGTCAGGAGTATGAATAACATAGGCTCTGTTTTTCGTACCTGCGATGCTTTCAGAGTTGAAAAACTGATGTTATGCGGTATTACCGCCACACCACCTCACCGCGAAATACAAAAAACAGCCCTCGGAGCTACTGAATCAGTTATATGGGAATATTTTCAGAACACTTTAAATGCTATTAATTTTTTAAAGGAAGAAGGATTTGTCATCATCGTTGTCGAACAAACAAACAACAGTATAAGTTTGAATAGGTTTAATCCGGAAAAAACACGTAAATATGCTTTGGTTTTTGGCAATGAAATTAATGGTGTTGACGAGGAAATTGTCAAAATGAGCGATGCCTGTATAGATATTCCACAATTTGGAACCAAGCATTCGTTTAATATTGCTGTATGCGCTGGAATAGTTTTATGGGAATTTGTAACAAAAAAATAA
- a CDS encoding DUF3078 domain-containing protein — protein MKKLLIIVFFLSGALLYAQEDIKKVANPMDRSAGDSIKAWTILGTAALNFTQAAFSNWAAGGQNSIGLGALANFKADYKKKKHSWKNNLDLAYGFQFLGTGKEAAFTKTDDKIEYTTSYGYAVSKHWDVTLLVNFRTQFANGYNYPNDSVEISKFLSPGYLVAGIGMNYVPAEYFQLYLSPAAGRFTFVSNPTLANAGAFGIDTSKFKHMKGEFGPYIRAVFNKEIFKNITLNTSLELFSDYLKDFGNIDVNWNVLMGFKVNKWFSATLNTQLLYDDDVMIKSTPLSQTIGPRTQFKEVIGIGISYTFNH, from the coding sequence ATGAAAAAATTATTAATTATTGTATTTTTCTTATCTGGGGCTTTGCTTTATGCCCAGGAAGATATTAAAAAAGTAGCCAATCCAATGGACAGAAGTGCGGGGGATTCAATAAAAGCGTGGACTATATTGGGAACTGCCGCATTGAATTTCACACAAGCTGCATTTTCAAACTGGGCTGCCGGCGGTCAAAATTCGATTGGGCTCGGAGCTCTTGCAAATTTTAAAGCAGATTACAAAAAGAAAAAGCATTCATGGAAAAACAATCTTGACCTCGCCTACGGTTTTCAGTTTTTAGGAACAGGCAAAGAAGCAGCTTTCACAAAAACCGACGATAAAATTGAATATACCACTTCTTATGGTTACGCAGTATCAAAACACTGGGATGTAACTTTACTGGTAAATTTCCGCACTCAGTTTGCCAATGGTTATAACTATCCTAACGATAGTGTGGAAATATCTAAGTTTTTATCTCCGGGGTACCTCGTAGCCGGTATCGGCATGAACTATGTTCCGGCCGAATATTTTCAGTTGTATTTGTCACCTGCAGCTGGCAGGTTTACATTTGTTTCAAATCCAACTTTGGCCAACGCCGGAGCATTTGGAATTGATACATCAAAGTTCAAGCACATGAAAGGAGAATTCGGCCCTTATATTCGCGCAGTCTTCAATAAAGAAATATTTAAAAACATAACACTGAACACTTCTTTGGAGTTGTTTTCGGATTACCTGAAAGATTTCGGGAATATTGATGTTAACTGGAATGTACTGATGGGCTTCAAGGTCAACAAATGGTTTTCTGCCACCCTGAATACACAGTTACTCTATGATGATGATGTTATGATAAAAAGCACACCATTATCACAAACTATAGGCCCTCGCACACAATTCAAAGAAGTGATAGGAATAGGAATTTCATATACTTTTAACCATTAA